The Acidobacteriota bacterium sequence TCGATGGCGACGATCTCGCCGTTGGTGTAGTACGGGCCGGAGTGGCACGACGCGCACTCGGCCTTCCTGAAGGCTTCCTCGCCGCGCGTCTCCGCCGCCCCCTTCGGCCGCGGGTTCGGCGGCGGCTCGAGCGTCAGCAGGTACGCGATCAGCGCCTCCATGTACTCCGATGCGGGGTGAACGCCTCCGTTGTGGCGCGCGAGGGCGAACCAGAAGTTCGCGCCGGTCCCGTTCGCGTACAGGCCGCTCCGGATCGCCTTGAGCCCCCAGAGGGGGGGGATCTTCACCGGGTTCTCGACGCGGTCTGCGTTCCGGTCCATCCGCCCGGGACCCTGGGTCATGAGATGCTCGACGGGGACGTCGCGATCGACGTACCCGGCGGTCACGAACGCGGGGTGGGGGATGTGCTCGACGAGCCCCCGGTGCCGGAAGCGGCCGTTGTCGTACGCGTGGTTCGGCGCGCCGGCGACGACGGCGCCGTCGGGGCCGATCGCGGCGTGGCACAGCGCGCACGACCAGCCGTAGTCGACGCGGCCGTCGGGGCTCGGCATGCCGACCAGGCCTATCAGGTGCCCCTGCGGCTCGATCAGGACACCGAACTTCGAGCGGAGGTCCTCGGCCGTCGTCGCGCCGGCGGCGTAGAACATGTAACGCTCGCTCGCGCGCCAGTTGTCGGCGGTGCCGAAGTCGTAGAGGTAGAAGAGCCGGCGTCCCTCCTCGGCGCGCTTCGGCGAAACCTTGTACGAGTACATCCCGACCTCGAGCGTGGTCGCGGGCTCGGCGGCCATCGCGCGGAGGCGGCGGTCCTCCTCGACGGGGTCGAAGACGGTGACGCGGCCCGGGAAATACGGCGGCACCCAGTTCTTCGAGTCGAGATCGCGGACGAGCGCGCCGAAGGACTTCCCCGCCGCGCGCGGATCCACGGCCGGCTCGGAGCTCTCCTGGGCGCTGGGCATGGTGACCGAGACGAGCAGTACACCGGTGACGACGAACGCGGCGAGGCGCGAGAAGCGGTCGGATCGGACGCGGAGTTCGCGAGCGAGAGTCAAGGTTCCCCCCTGACCGGGCATTCTAGGGGGCGCGCCGGGTCTCAGTCGAGGCCGAGATCCGTCAGGAGATGGTCGTAGCAGTCGGACTTGAGAAGCGTCGTCGTGTCGTCATCCTTCCTGAGTTGCTTCAGCTTCGCGCGACGATGCTCCTGGTCCATCGGCGAGAGGAGCTCGCGCGCACTGGAGCAAGCGGCCTCCGGGTTTCCTGCCAGCGAATGAGCGCACACGAGGTTGTAGAGTGCTTCGTCGAGCAGATTCTGACGGGGCGTTGCGTCCGAATCCCCGTCGGTTCCGGAATCAGAGCGGATGGCGGAGATCGCGCGCTCGAGATGTGGAATGGCCTCGATTCCTTTGTGCTCCTCCAGCCACGTGATCGCGATCCCGGCCTCGATGTCGTAGAGTTCGAGAGGAGGGATCGAGGCGCTGCCCAGACGGAGCGCGGCCTCGTAGAATCTTCGCGCGTCCCCGGGCCTGGATGGCTTCGCTCCGTGCAGCCGGATGCCTCCCAGGAGCTCGTGGGATTTCCAACCGACCGGGTCCGGGCCGCCCCCGAGGGCAAGGGCGACGGTCTCAAGCGTTGCGCCGGTGTCGGGACCGATCTTCACGGAGGCGACGATCGGGAGCGCCTCGGCGGTGAACGTCCCCGAGTCACACCCGAGTGACGAGATGTGCACTTCGAAGCACAGATTGTCCCGGGTCCAGTAGCCATAGAGTTGATTCATCGTCAGGCGGGACTCACCGGGGGCCACCTGCTGATCGAATCGCGAGTAGGTCAGCGGCCCGGAAGGTGCGTCAATCAGCGTCACGTCCTTGCGCGCTCGGAGCTTCTCCGGATTCCCGGCGTAGCCTCGGCGGCACTCCTCGGGGGTCACGCCGTCCTTGTCGTTCTCGACGAACATCGAGAGGTTCAACGCGCAGGTTCGCTGGCTCTGCGCGGCAAGGACGTAGTTCGGCCGCCCCTGCATCGGATTCTCCTTCCAGAGCGTGAACTTCGGAATCGTCAACTCGACACCCCAGGTGGGCTGCCGGATGACGTCACCCTCTCTCTGCACGATGGGCACGTAGCGCGCGTGCTCCGGTGACGGCGTGGCCGCCGACGCGTGAGTCGAAACCAAAAAGACAAGCGCCGCGGTAAGGACTTCGATTAATACGGACGCCTGGCGCCTCACTCGAACTCCGCCCGGAGCGTTTCCCACTTCGGCCTCAGCTCCGACATGAAGGCAGTGTACGCGGCATCGCTCCGGATTCGATCGAGGAGCTTGTCGCGCGCGAAGAGTGGGTAGTCCGGCATGCCGGTCTCCGCCGTCCGGCGGAGCCAGGCGGCGGCCTCGGTCCCCTTGCCCTGGAGGGCGTAGATCTGCGCGCAGGCGTACGCGACGTGGTGGAAGGCTCTCCCCGATCCCGCCTTCGCGACGATCGCCGGGAGTCGCGACTCGGCCTCGGCGAACTTTCCGCGCAGGGCCAGGAGGATCGCCCCCTGGCTCTGCACGTACGGGTTCGCGGGATCTCCGGCGAGCTCCTCCTGGAGCGACGCCTCCGCCTCGTCGAGCTTGCCCTGAAAGATGAGGGCCAGCGTCCTCGTCCCGGCGGCGTTGCTCGGGCCTCTCATCGCGACCGCCTCGTCGAGATGGCCGAGGAGTATGAGTCCCTCCCGCAGCCTCACGAACGTGTCCGACCCGCGCGGATCGATCTCCATCGCGCGGCGCAGCTCACGGAGCGCCGGCTCCTCGAGCCCCAGATGGTAGAAAATCGTTCCCGCCTCGGCATGACCGACGCTCGGGTTGAGGCTCTCCGCGGTCCGGAACTCCCGCACCGCGCCGGCGATCTCCCACCCCTTGTAGGCGCTCCAGAGGACATCCCCGCGCACGACGTGGATCTCCGCGAGCGTCGGATCCAGCCGCGCCGCCTCGTCCAGCTCCTTCTCGGCTTTCTCGATCCACCCGACCTGCCTCTCGACGTAAAGCCCCATCCACGCGTACGCGTGCGCCAGCTCCGCGCGGGCGAGGGCGTAGTTCGGATCGACGTCGATGGCGCGCTGGAACGAGGCAATCGCGGAGTCGATGACCGGTTTCTGGCCGACCCAGATGTCGCGCTGCTCGAACGCCTGCTGTCCTCGCAGGTAATGCTCGTAGCCTTCCGTGCTCTCCGTGTACTTCTTGGCGAGGCGCTCCCGCTCCCTGGGACTCAAGCTGACCTCGAGACGAGAGGCCACCTCGCGCGCGACGCGGTCCTGGATCGCGAAGATTTCCGTGAACCCCATCTCGAGGCTCTCGGCCATCAGCGACGCGCCGTCCCCCACGCGGAGGAGATTCACGTTCACCCTCAGCCGATCGCCGGAGCGCTGGACCGATCCGTCGAGGATGGTGTCGACCTGCAGCTCGCGCGCCGCGACGAGAGGGTCCACCTCCCCCGCGGCATACCTGCGGATCGCGCTCGTCGGGCGCACGGTCAGGCTCCCGATCTGGCTGACCTTCGTGATGATCGTGTCGGCGATGCCGAGGCCGAGGAGGTCGTCGGGAGCGCCGCCGCCGATCGACTTGAACGGAAGGACCGCGAGCGTGTGGAGCGCGGTCGCGGACGTCGCGGCGCCGGGACGACGCCAGCCGAGAGGATCGAAAATGCGCACGGCGAGCGCCGCCGCCATCAGAAGGGCGAAGACCGCCACCAGCCTCCGGGCGAGCGCGCCGCCGCGCGGCGCGACGGGGGCGGACGGATGCAGGAGCTTCCCGAGATCCTCGCGAATCTCCGCCGCCGAGGCGTAGCGATCGTCGCGCTCCTTGGCGAGGCACTTCGAGACGATCGCGTCGACGCCGGCGGGAAGCGAAGGAGCGAGCTTCGACGGCGCGGCCGGAGCGTCCCTGAGGATCGAGCTGAGCATGTCCACGGAGGTGTCGCCGTGGAACGGGCGGGCTCCCGTGAGCATCTCGTACAGCACGACACCGAACGAGAACAGATCCGACCGCGCGTCGACCCTCTGCCCCCGCGCCTGCTCGGGGGACATGTACGCGGGGGTGCCGGCGGCTCCGCCCTCGACGAGCGTGACGAGGGGCGTCGTCGCCATCCCGCTCGCGAGCGGGCCGGCGGTCGTCGCGCGCTCGGCCCGGAAGTGCGCGAGGCCGAAGTCGAGGATCTTCGCGGCGCCGTCGGGCCCCACCATCACGTTCTCGGGCTTGAGGTCCCGATGGATCACGTTCGCGCGGTGCGCGCGATCGAGGGCCGCGGCGATCTGGGAGGCGATCGGCAGGGCCTCCGCGAGCGGAAGCGGCTTCCCGGCGAGGAGAGCCCGGAGCGTCGTCCCCTCGACGTACTCCATCGCGATGAAGACGACTCCATCCGCCTCGTCGATCTCGTGGATGGCGGCGATGTTCGGGTGGGCGACCGCGGCCGCGGCCCGCGCCTCCCGGAGAAATCGCGCGCGCCGCTCGGCGTCGCCCGCGAACTCGGGAGGGAGGACCTTGAGGGCGACGGGGCGGTGGAGGTTCTCGTCGATCGCCTTGTAGACGATCCCCATCCCCCCCTCGCCGATCTTCTCGACGACGCGGAAGTGGGAGAGGGTCCTCCCGATCATCAGGCGCCCTTGCGGGCGCGCCGGGAGATGGCTGAGCCCCCCCGCTCCTCGCGGACGAACTGGACGCCCGGGGACTGCAGCAGCGTCTTCGTCGCGGCCTCGTCGGCCGCGTCGCGGACGACCATCGTCATCGGCTCGCCGCGGTAAAGCTTCGTGTTCGACAGCGCGAGGAGGGCGTTGAGCTTCACGTACGTCTTCGCGGTAGGGTTGGTCGCGACGACGGTGAACTCGCCGCGGTGGAAGGTGACGAGCTGCACCTCCTTGAGCATCGACGCCTTCTTCACGAAGCGGCGCACCTCGATCTGCCCCCGGTTCCTCACCTTCCGGAAGAGGACGAGCGCGATGGCGACGGGGAAGATGATCCCCGTCCAGCTCCGAGGTCCGCCTCCGTTCAGGAGCCACATGACGAGCAGCCCGCCGACGACCGCCCCCCCGATGGCGAAGTAAATCGTGCCGCGCGTGGAAAGCCCGCCGAACCACCCGCGCGCCCGCTCGAGGACCGGCATCCCACCGGAGACGCCCGTCTCGATCTCGCGCTTCACCTTCTTCAGATCGACGACCGCCTCGCGGAGATCCTGGTAGCGCTCCTCCGGCTTCTTCTGGAGGCAGCGGTCGATGACCTTCTGGAGCGAGAAGGGGAGATCGGCGCGCAGCGTCGTCACCGGCGCGGGCTGCTCGTAGGCGATGGCGTGCATCGTGTCGAGGGCGCTCGCTCCGTCGAAGGGCAGCTTCCCGGTCGCCATCTCGTAGAGCACGATGCCGTAAGAGAAGATGTCCGATCGCTTGTCGACCTGGAGGCCGCGCGCCTGCTCGGGGCTCATGTAGGCGAGCGTGCCGACGATCATCCCCGCCTGCGTGCGCGCCTTCGTCTCGATCATGCTGGCGGCCCCGGCCCCCGCCTCGGGGGTCGTGTCGAGGAGCTTCGCCAGGCCGAAGTCGAGGATCTTCGGGTGGCCGTCCTTCGTGACCATGATGTTCTCGGGCTTGATGTCGCGGTGGACGATGCCGGCCTCGTGCGCGCGCGCCAGCGCGTCCCCCACCTGGATGCCGACCTCGACGGCCGACGGGAGATCCAGCTCTTTCCTCGAAACGAGAGCGTGGACGGTCGACCCCTCCACCAGCTCCATCACGATGAAGGTGTTGTCGCCGTCCTCTTCAATCTCGTATATCTGGGCGATGGCGGGGTGGGTGACGGCCGAGGCGGCCCTGGCCTCCTGGATGAACCGCCGGCGGCGGTCCTCGTCCTTGACCAGCTCGGGGGGGAGGACCTTGATGGCGACGCGGCGGTTGAGCTTCGTGTCGAGGGCGCGGTAGACGACGCCCATGCCGCCCTTCCCGAGCTGCTCCTCGACCAGGTAGTTCTTGAGGTGCGTCCCGACCATGGGGCAGGATAGAGATACCGCCTCCCGGCGGTCAATCCGCAGGGGCTACGGGAACGACACGGTCGCCTTCTGGCCGGGGCTCACCACGACGGACTTCTGCGCGGGCTGTCCGGTCGGCAGGGCGAGCTTCACGGTGTAGGTGCCGGGCTTCAGGCCCCCCAGGGTGATGGTCGGCACGCCGGGACGCACGGTGAAAACGGGATCGGCGAAGAAGAGGCTTGGCACCACGGGCTTGTCCATTCCGTCGAGCAAGAGGCCCTTCGCCGCGTCATGGAGCGCGAGGCCTGAGACGTTGATCTCGAGCGACTCCCCCTTGACCAGCGTCGCGGTGAGCGGCTCGTGCTTCGTCCACGGAATGGTCACATCGCGGATCGTCTCCGTCCCGACGCCGCCGCCGCCGAGGACGACGTCGTACGTCCCCTCGCGCAGGCTGTCGATGTGGAAGTAGTTGGAGGCGTCCGCCGAAAGAGGATTGTGGAAGAGAGGCGCGGGTGTCACCGCTCCTGGAGCGAGCGGATCGCCCTTCACCGGTGACATCACGATCGCGGAGATGTTCGTCATCAGCTGCCCGGACGCGGAGTCGTTGGCCTGGAAAACCAGTTCCTCGCCGGGCTTGAGCTGAAAGACGATCTCGCCCGGCTCCGCGCCGTCCACGATGACGGCGTTGCGCTGCTGGCTCGCGTAGTGGTCCTTCTCCGCCGTCAGGACGTACGATCGCTCCTCGAGCCCTTCGACCTTGAAGGCGCCCCCCGCGCCGCTGCGCGCGCTCTTGCCCCCCAGGCTCATGTACATGCCACTCCCGGCCCGCGGGCCCGTCTCTCCTGGCTTCCCAGCGGAGATCTCCGCCCCTTCGATCGGCTGGCCCGACACCGCGTCGAGGACGCGGCCCGTGAGGGTGCGAACCGGCATCGGGATGTCGAAGTCCTCGTCGCCGTCGACCTTCAGCTTCGTGTTGTGGCTGAGACCCGTCGAGAACTGCATGACGTTCACCGTGTAGTCCCCGGACTCGAGATCCTCGGCGGAGTAGTGGCCCGCCGAGTCGGTGGTCGCGGTGGTGGAGGCGCTCGTCGCGTCATTCCTGAAGATCACCGAGGCGCCGGCGATCGGATCCGCCCCGTGCGTGACCGTCCCGTTCACGAGGTTGCCGCGCGGGAACTCGATCGTCGCCTCGACGGCGGCCGATCCCTTCGGGATGTCGATCGCCTTCGTCATCGATTTGCCGCCGAAGATCCCGGAGCTGGCGAGAAGGGTCGCCGATCCGGGAGAAAGCCCTTTCATCTCGAACTTCCCCTCGGAGTCCACCGCCGCCGATTTCCCGAAGCCTCCGCTCACGAGGCGCACGGTGAACTGCGGAAGATCCGCTTCCTTCAGCCCGGTGATCGATCCGGTCAGCGTGACCCCGCCGGCGAGCTTCAGCTCGACCGGAGCCGGCGCCCCGCCGGCGTCGACGATGACCTCCTGATCCGCGGGGGTCAGACCCGCCGCCTCCGCGTGCAGCGTGTACCGGCCCGCCGAGACCCCCTCGATCGCGAAGGCACCGTCGGGGCCCGCGGTCACGGATCGCGCGCCGGAAAATCGATCGCTCCCCGCCGCGGTGGCGGTGACGGTGGCGCGATCCACGGGGGATCCGTCGTCCTGGTGCAGCACCGTCCCCGCGATCGAGCCGCCGCGCGAGAGGGACACCTTGAGGTTCTCGACGTCGCGCGACGTGTCCACGTCGACCGTCGACGACTCGTAGTCGTCGTGCGTGACGGAGAGGGTCATCCTCTCGCGGCTCAGACCGTCGAGGACGAAGTTCCCGTCGCCGTCGCTCGTCGCGCCACGCCCCGCCCCTCCCCGGATCATCATCCCGAAGCCGCCGCCGGAGGTCTCCTTCTTGTCGACCGTCGCTCCCGAGACCGGCCGTCCGCGGCCGTCGACGATCGTCCCCGAGACGTGGGCCGCGTGGTCGAGCGTGAGCGTGACGCCGGTCAGATCCTTCCCCTCGCCGACTTCGAGCTCCGCCACCTGGGAGTCGCGGTATCCGGAGGCCTTCGCGGAGACCATGATCTTTCCCGGATCGACGCCGTCGATCGTGAAGGCGCCGCCGTCGTCGTGGAACGCCGCCTCGGGCCCCTGCATCACCTGCGCCATGCGCGCCATGCCACCGCCCATGTTCCGGTTGCGCGAGACAGAGACCGAGAAATCGGGGATCGGCTGGTTCGTCTCCTTGTCGACGACCGTCCCCGAGATCCGCGAGGCCGCGGGGAGCGCGATCGTCAGCGCCTCGGCCGGCGGCGTGAGCCCCGCCTTCTCGACGGAGCCGAAGCCGTCCGCGTCGACGGTCAGCGTCACCGCCTCGCCGGCCTTCAGCGACCGGGTCTGGAACGAGCCGTCGATCTCCGCCGTGAACTGCCCGAGGAGGGAGAACTCCTTCGTCACGCGCCCGCGGGCGAAGGGGATCGGCTCGCCGCTCGTCGTCGTGACGATGCCGGAGAGGACGGCTCCGGGCTCGAGCGTCACGTCCCCGACGTCGGCGCCGCTTCCCTCGACGAGCTTCAGCCCCGCGACGTTCTTCGGCGCGAACCCGTCCGACTCGACGTCGAGGGACCAAACCCCCGCGGTCACGCCGTGGACGCGGAAGGTGCCGTCGTCGGACGTGACGACGGCGGGGAGCGCCTCGCCCGCCATCGGGTTCGCCCGCCGGCGGCCGCCGCCACCGCCGGTATCGATGCGGATCACCATCCCGCCGGGGCCGTCCTCGCGCCGGCGCGACGCGGTGATGGCGGCCCCCGGCACGGGCGTGCCGTCGCCGTGGACGACGCGCCCCGAGATCACCTCGCCGGGATCGAGGATGACCTCCATCCCCTTGCGCCGCTCGCCGGGGCGGAGGTGAATCCCCGCGGTGTCCCACGGCGCGAAGGCGCTCGAGGTGACGCTGAGCTTCAGCTCGGATCGCGCCGGCAGCGGCTCGATGCGGAACCGCCCCTGCGCGTCGGTCGTCACCGGATCGATCCCGATCGGGAAGAAGATCGGGATCGGGAGCTTGAGGCCGCCCGGGGGTGGACCCGAGATGTCCACCGTCGCCCCCGCGATCGGCCTCCCCGACTTGTCGCGGACCGTCCCCTCGATCGACGCGGCGGGTCTGAGCGCGACGCTGATCTCGCGCGTCTGCCCGGCGGCGAGCGCGAAGGGAGAGACGTCCTCGTCGAGATAGCCGTCGGCGTCGGCGCTCATCTCCACGCGTCCGACGGGAACACCCGGGAAGATCACATCCCCCTTTCCCCGCGTCGTCGCGGGGCGCGGAAGCGCCTCTCCCGGCGCGTCGAGCGAGAGGAGCACGCCGGCGATCGGCTCGCGCGTCTCCGCGTCGAGGGCCCGCGTGCGGACGACGCCCCCCTGGCGAAGCTTGAGCACGAGAGGAGGGGTCGCCGCGGGGGAGGGAAGGGTCGCGCGGAAGGGCGAGGAGGGGGCGAAGAAGGACGACGGCGGGAGCGGGGAGCCCGTCGACTCGCCCGCGATCACCGCGGAGGGAAGGGAGGCCGTGATGGAGAGAGGGCCGGCTCTGAGCCGATCGAGCTTGAAGGCGCCGTCGGCGCCGGTCCTCGTCGCGCCGTCCCAGCCGTCGTCGCCCGCGAGGACCCACGCCCCCGCCATCGGCGACTTGCCGTCGGGGGAGATGACGCGCCCTGCGAGCGGCGTTCCCGCCTCCATCCGGATGACGACGCCCGCGGCCGACCGCGTCTCCTCGACGAGCGCGGGGGCCATCCCCGGCGCGAAGGCGCGGATCGAGAGGTTTCGCTCGGGAGCCGCGGGGAAGACGAACGAGCCGTCGATTCCCGTGCGCGTGAACGAGGGGAAGGGTGGGGCGGACGCCGAGGCGAAGGCGCGCGCGAAGCCGCGGAGGCCCCCGGCTCGCCGCGTGCCGGGGTCGACGAAGCCCACGACGGCCGCTCCTGCGATCGGCTTGCCCGCCGCGTCGACGACCTTGCCGCCGACGGCGCGCCCCATGGGAAGATCGAACCGGCCGAGGTCGCGATCCTCGGAGACCGTGACGGGCCGCCCGAGGCGAGACCGCGCGTGACCCTTCGCCTCCGCGACGATCGCCACGGTCGTCCCCGGAGGGACGGCGACGCTGAAGACGCCGGCCCCGTCGGTCGAACCGCCGGCGAGGGGCCGCTCCTCGACGTCCTGCGCGGCGCGGCGCTCGCGGGCCGCCTCGGGATCGCGAAGGGGGAAGACCTCGACGCGCGCCGCGGCGATGGGACGGCCGGTGACCGACGAGCGGATCGTCCCTGAGAGGATGGGCTGGGCCGCGGGCCTGGGCGCCGCGACGTTGGCGGCGGTGGGAGCCTTCGAGGCCGGGGCCTTCGATCCCGTCTTCGCCGAGCCTCCGGCCGCCGCGCCCGCCACGACCACGATCAGGGCCAGACCCATCACGGACGCAGCTTTCCGTCCCCGCATCGCAAGACCCTCCATCGAAGAGCGGACCGCCACCTCGGATGAATACAATCGTGAACTCTACCTCAAGATGCGCACGTGGCGCCGACCGTCGCGCCGCGTGCGCCTCGGGACCCGAATAAACGAAGGGCGCTTCCCCACCGGACCGAACGGCCGGGGGAAAGCGCCCTCGTCGGGTCAGCGGACTTCGTCTCCGGTCAGGCGCCCCGGACCATCTTCGCGTCGAGCGCGCCGTCGATCCGCGACTGCGAGTCGACGAGGTGCGCCTTCGTCGAGGCCCCGAGGCCCCGAGCCTTGAGCGCCGTCGCGAGGCGCCCCTTCAATTCGGTGAGGTCGGTCCTCGAGAGGGCCACCGCCTCGTTCGGGGCGTTCGCGACCGCTCCTGTTGCGAGCCGGATCAGGTGATCGAGGTGCGCCCGCTGGAGACCCCGCCGGAACGAGTCGATCTCGATCTTCGGCGGCGCGGCGCCCGCCGCCGCGCTCGATGCGGGAAGCTCCTTCCAGATGCTGTCCCTGAGGCTCCCGAAGATCTCGGCCATCTCGACGTGATCGTCCCCCTTCGCGACCTTCGTGTCCGCGTCGAGGACGCGGCCGAGGAGGATCGGATGGTAGATCCTGTTCATCGCGACCTCCTGGAGGAGGAGGATGCTGTCGTGCACCGGATAGTCGAGGCGCCCGTTCGGCGGGGGAGGCGCGAACCACGTCAGCGGCCCGAACCGATCGCTCGCGAGCGCGTTCACGAGAGCCGGCGAGAACTGGAAGGCGTCGGGGGCGAAGAGGTACGTGTTGAGGAACGCGAGGGCCCGCCGCTGCTCGGCGGCGGCGACGGGGACGTAGGGAGCGCGGCCGCTCGGGTCGCCGGCGTGATCGCGGTTGTGCATGACGCCGCCGACGTACTTCGTGATCGAGTTCACCGCCGGGAAGTACTCACCGATCCCCTGGTTGAAGGCGCGGCGGACCACCTGGTATCCCTCCCCCTGGGCCGTCACCTTTCCGGGGAGCGAGGCCCACAGCTCGCGGGCGAGGCGCACGCGATCGGTGTAGAACCCGATCGGGTCGCTCCCGATATCCCATTGATGATTGCGCGGGTCCATCCCGACCGGGAGCGCGACGAACCCGGCCGCGTCCTCGTCGGTCGCGTACGCGAGCGCCGGCTCCGCCGAGCGCGACGCGATCTTCCGGAGCTCAGGAAGCTCACTCTCGGGGCTCGACGCCTGGATGGGCTTGTAGGCGTAC is a genomic window containing:
- a CDS encoding carboxypeptidase regulatory-like domain-containing protein encodes the protein MRGRKAASVMGLALIVVVAGAAAGGSAKTGSKAPASKAPTAANVAAPRPAAQPILSGTIRSSVTGRPIAAARVEVFPLRDPEAARERRAAQDVEERPLAGGSTDGAGVFSVAVPPGTTVAIVAEAKGHARSRLGRPVTVSEDRDLGRFDLPMGRAVGGKVVDAAGKPIAGAAVVGFVDPGTRRAGGLRGFARAFASASAPPFPSFTRTGIDGSFVFPAAPERNLSIRAFAPGMAPALVEETRSAAGVVIRMEAGTPLAGRVISPDGKSPMAGAWVLAGDDGWDGATRTGADGAFKLDRLRAGPLSITASLPSAVIAGESTGSPLPPSSFFAPSSPFRATLPSPAATPPLVLKLRQGGVVRTRALDAETREPIAGVLLSLDAPGEALPRPATTRGKGDVIFPGVPVGRVEMSADADGYLDEDVSPFALAAGQTREISVALRPAASIEGTVRDKSGRPIAGATVDISGPPPGGLKLPIPIFFPIGIDPVTTDAQGRFRIEPLPARSELKLSVTSSAFAPWDTAGIHLRPGERRKGMEVILDPGEVISGRVVHGDGTPVPGAAITASRRREDGPGGMVIRIDTGGGGGRRRANPMAGEALPAVVTSDDGTFRVHGVTAGVWSLDVESDGFAPKNVAGLKLVEGSGADVGDVTLEPGAVLSGIVTTTSGEPIPFARGRVTKEFSLLGQFTAEIDGSFQTRSLKAGEAVTLTVDADGFGSVEKAGLTPPAEALTIALPAASRISGTVVDKETNQPIPDFSVSVSRNRNMGGGMARMAQVMQGPEAAFHDDGGAFTIDGVDPGKIMVSAKASGYRDSQVAELEVGEGKDLTGVTLTLDHAAHVSGTIVDGRGRPVSGATVDKKETSGGGFGMMIRGGAGRGATSDGDGNFVLDGLSRERMTLSVTHDDYESSTVDVDTSRDVENLKVSLSRGGSIAGTVLHQDDGSPVDRATVTATAAGSDRFSGARSVTAGPDGAFAIEGVSAGRYTLHAEAAGLTPADQEVIVDAGGAPAPVELKLAGGVTLTGSITGLKEADLPQFTVRLVSGGFGKSAAVDSEGKFEMKGLSPGSATLLASSGIFGGKSMTKAIDIPKGSAAVEATIEFPRGNLVNGTVTHGADPIAGASVIFRNDATSASTTATTDSAGHYSAEDLESGDYTVNVMQFSTGLSHNTKLKVDGDEDFDIPMPVRTLTGRVLDAVSGQPIEGAEISAGKPGETGPRAGSGMYMSLGGKSARSGAGGAFKVEGLEERSYVLTAEKDHYASQQRNAVIVDGAEPGEIVFQLKPGEELVFQANDSASGQLMTNISAIVMSPVKGDPLAPGAVTPAPLFHNPLSADASNYFHIDSLREGTYDVVLGGGGVGTETIRDVTIPWTKHEPLTATLVKGESLEINVSGLALHDAAKGLLLDGMDKPVVPSLFFADPVFTVRPGVPTITLGGLKPGTYTVKLALPTGQPAQKSVVVSPGQKATVSFP
- a CDS encoding serine/threonine protein kinase; its protein translation is MVGTHLKNYLVEEQLGKGGMGVVYRALDTKLNRRVAIKVLPPELVKDEDRRRRFIQEARAASAVTHPAIAQIYEIEEDGDNTFIVMELVEGSTVHALVSRKELDLPSAVEVGIQVGDALARAHEAGIVHRDIKPENIMVTKDGHPKILDFGLAKLLDTTPEAGAGAASMIETKARTQAGMIVGTLAYMSPEQARGLQVDKRSDIFSYGIVLYEMATGKLPFDGASALDTMHAIAYEQPAPVTTLRADLPFSLQKVIDRCLQKKPEERYQDLREAVVDLKKVKREIETGVSGGMPVLERARGWFGGLSTRGTIYFAIGGAVVGGLLVMWLLNGGGPRSWTGIIFPVAIALVLFRKVRNRGQIEVRRFVKKASMLKEVQLVTFHRGEFTVVATNPTAKTYVKLNALLALSNTKLYRGEPMTMVVRDAADEAATKTLLQSPGVQFVREERGGSAISRRARKGA
- a CDS encoding c-type cytochrome; translation: MTLARELRVRSDRFSRLAAFVVTGVLLVSVTMPSAQESSEPAVDPRAAGKSFGALVRDLDSKNWVPPYFPGRVTVFDPVEEDRRLRAMAAEPATTLEVGMYSYKVSPKRAEEGRRLFYLYDFGTADNWRASERYMFYAAGATTAEDLRSKFGVLIEPQGHLIGLVGMPSPDGRVDYGWSCALCHAAIGPDGAVVAGAPNHAYDNGRFRHRGLVEHIPHPAFVTAGYVDRDVPVEHLMTQGPGRMDRNADRVENPVKIPPLWGLKAIRSGLYANGTGANFWFALARHNGGVHPASEYMEALIAYLLTLEPPPNPRPKGAAETRGEEAFRKAECASCHSGPYYTNGEIVAIDVIGTDPARVKQEFPKAYRVPTLRRLDLQRLYLHDGTVASLGDLFARSRLSKAKGHAYGIDLTEEEKKDLVAFLLSI
- a CDS encoding protein kinase → MIGRTLSHFRVVEKIGEGGMGIVYKAIDENLHRPVALKVLPPEFAGDAERRARFLREARAAAAVAHPNIAAIHEIDEADGVVFIAMEYVEGTTLRALLAGKPLPLAEALPIASQIAAALDRAHRANVIHRDLKPENVMVGPDGAAKILDFGLAHFRAERATTAGPLASGMATTPLVTLVEGGAAGTPAYMSPEQARGQRVDARSDLFSFGVVLYEMLTGARPFHGDTSVDMLSSILRDAPAAPSKLAPSLPAGVDAIVSKCLAKERDDRYASAAEIREDLGKLLHPSAPVAPRGGALARRLVAVFALLMAAALAVRIFDPLGWRRPGAATSATALHTLAVLPFKSIGGGAPDDLLGLGIADTIITKVSQIGSLTVRPTSAIRRYAAGEVDPLVAARELQVDTILDGSVQRSGDRLRVNVNLLRVGDGASLMAESLEMGFTEIFAIQDRVAREVASRLEVSLSPRERERLAKKYTESTEGYEHYLRGQQAFEQRDIWVGQKPVIDSAIASFQRAIDVDPNYALARAELAHAYAWMGLYVERQVGWIEKAEKELDEAARLDPTLAEIHVVRGDVLWSAYKGWEIAGAVREFRTAESLNPSVGHAEAGTIFYHLGLEEPALRELRRAMEIDPRGSDTFVRLREGLILLGHLDEAVAMRGPSNAAGTRTLALIFQGKLDEAEASLQEELAGDPANPYVQSQGAILLALRGKFAEAESRLPAIVAKAGSGRAFHHVAYACAQIYALQGKGTEAAAWLRRTAETGMPDYPLFARDKLLDRIRSDAAYTAFMSELRPKWETLRAEFE